One region of Blattabacterium cuenoti genomic DNA includes:
- a CDS encoding CCA tRNA nucleotidyltransferase, with protein sequence MNLSYALHKKIFHIVSLSAKKIKQDSYVVGGYVRDFLLGKIGSEDLDILTIGKGILLAKEVIKYIKPVPKIKIFKRFGTAMLEYNNQKIEFVGSRKESYHFYSRKPIIELGSLQDDQNRRDFTINTLAISLNSVNYGELIDPFGGFYDLKKKILKTPLDSDITYSDDPLRMMRAIRFATQLKFFIDKPSFQSIKKNKNRINIVSIERIIDEFNKILLSEKPSIGLFLLYKSGLLSIILPEIILLKGTEEKNGYKHKDNFYHTLQVIDNISKDRKSTLWLRWAALLHDIGKPYTKKFFPKIGWSFHAHEFIGSKMIPNIFKRLKLPRGIPMKYVKKIIQHSYRPIALIGNDTSDSAIRRLLFDLGEDLNDLMKLCIADITTNNIEKKNQYKKNIFFLMKKIKKLEKKDRIQNWKSPISGNDIMKAFHVNPCKKIGIIKNYIKDSILEGKISNNFNSAYFFMLKKGEELGLKKK encoded by the coding sequence ATGAATTTATCATATGCTCTTCATAAAAAAATATTTCATATAGTAAGCCTATCTGCAAAGAAAATAAAACAAGATAGTTATGTAGTAGGAGGTTATGTACGAGATTTTTTATTGGGAAAAATAGGATCAGAAGATCTAGATATTCTTACTATAGGAAAAGGTATACTTTTAGCGAAAGAAGTCATTAAATATATTAAACCTGTTCCTAAAATAAAAATATTTAAACGTTTTGGAACAGCTATGTTAGAATATAATAATCAAAAGATAGAATTTGTTGGATCTAGAAAAGAATCATATCATTTTTATAGCAGAAAACCTATTATAGAGTTAGGATCCTTACAAGATGACCAAAATAGAAGAGATTTTACTATTAATACTTTAGCCATTAGTTTAAATAGTGTAAATTATGGAGAATTAATAGATCCATTTGGAGGATTTTATGATTTAAAAAAAAAAATATTAAAAACTCCATTGGATTCCGATATTACTTATTCTGATGATCCTCTACGAATGATGCGAGCTATACGATTTGCTACTCAACTTAAATTTTTTATTGATAAACCTTCGTTTCAATCTATTAAAAAAAATAAGAATAGAATAAATATTGTTTCTATAGAAAGGATTATAGATGAATTTAATAAAATTTTATTATCTGAAAAACCATCTATAGGTTTGTTTTTATTATATAAATCTGGATTATTATCAATTATTTTACCGGAAATAATTTTATTAAAAGGAACAGAAGAAAAAAATGGATATAAACACAAGGATAATTTTTATCATACTTTGCAAGTAATAGATAATATTAGTAAAGATAGAAAAAGTACTCTTTGGTTAAGATGGGCTGCATTACTTCATGATATAGGGAAACCTTATACTAAAAAATTTTTTCCAAAAATAGGTTGGTCTTTTCATGCTCATGAATTTATTGGATCAAAAATGATTCCTAATATATTTAAACGATTAAAATTACCAAGAGGTATTCCTATGAAATATGTAAAAAAAATAATTCAACATAGTTATAGACCTATTGCATTAATAGGAAATGATACTAGTGATTCTGCTATACGTAGATTATTATTTGATCTTGGTGAAGACTTAAATGATTTAATGAAATTATGTATAGCTGATATTACTACTAATAACATAGAAAAAAAAAATCAGTATAAAAAAAACATTTTTTTTCTTATGAAAAAAATTAAAAAATTAGAAAAAAAAGACCGTATTCAAAATTGGAAATCTCCTATATCAGGAAATGATATTATGAAGGCTTTTCATGTTAATCCATGTAAAAAAATAGGAATTATAAAAAATTATATTAAAGATTCTATTTTAGAAGGAAAAATATCTAATAATTTTAATTCTGCTTATTTTTTTATGTTAAAAAAAGGAGAAGAATTAGGATTAAAAAAAAAATAA
- a CDS encoding zinc ribbon domain-containing protein has product MGHKIQEAAIDIADKLRVLYNLQLIDSRIDEIKKFRVNIPMEIKSLEEEEFQMKENLENIYEEIIYLKNNIEKQNKNIKISEILIKKYEKQKDNIKNNKELYSFNKEIDYQKLEIQLYKKKIKELDIKIYKKEDFLKKNKNVIKNKEEHIFHKKKELNQILSENNKEEKMLLEKSLFFSKKVDNNLLKTYNKIRNGVKNGVAVAPVQRGAPLGSYLAITPQKYSELIQRNKLLIDEHSGRILIDSELAEEEKKKYLVFCSKKKKNKK; this is encoded by the coding sequence ATGGGTCATAAAATACAAGAAGCTGCTATAGATATAGCAGATAAATTAAGAGTATTATATAATCTTCAATTAATAGATTCTCGTATAGATGAAATAAAAAAATTTCGTGTAAATATTCCTATGGAGATAAAAAGTTTAGAAGAAGAAGAATTTCAAATGAAAGAAAATTTAGAAAATATTTATGAAGAAATAATTTATCTAAAAAATAATATAGAAAAACAAAATAAAAATATTAAAATATCAGAAATATTGATCAAAAAATATGAAAAACAAAAGGATAATATAAAAAATAACAAAGAATTATATTCTTTTAATAAAGAAATTGATTATCAAAAATTAGAAATTCAACTATACAAAAAAAAAATTAAAGAATTAGATATAAAAATATATAAAAAAGAAGATTTTTTAAAAAAAAATAAAAATGTTATAAAAAATAAAGAAGAACATATATTTCATAAAAAAAAAGAACTAAATCAAATTTTATCAGAAAATAATAAAGAAGAAAAAATGTTACTAGAAAAATCTTTATTTTTTTCTAAAAAAGTGGATAATAATTTATTAAAAACTTATAATAAGATAAGAAATGGAGTAAAAAATGGAGTAGCTGTTGCTCCAGTGCAAAGAGGAGCTCCATTAGGTTCTTATTTAGCAATAACACCGCAAAAATATTCTGAACTTATACAAAGAAATAAATTGTTAATAGATGAACATAGTGGAAGGATATTAATAGATTCTGAATTAGCTGAAGAAGAAAAGAAAAAATATCTTGTCTTTTGTTCTAAAAAAAAAAAAAATAAAAAATAA
- the accD gene encoding acetyl-CoA carboxylase, carboxyltransferase subunit beta — MAWFLRKKKNIVTSIEDRKDLPKGLWYRTPSGKIIDTEELKKNAYVSPEDGYHVRINSKEYFEILFDHGNFLEINVKIMSKDPIKWKDYKKYTDRINEARKKTNLYDAIRTGVGKIKGLNVVISCMDFLFIGGSMGSVVGEKISRAIKYCIEKKYPYILISKSGGARIMESSFSLMQMAKTIARLTQLRDAGIPYISVLTDPTTGGVIASYALLGDINIAEPGALIGFAGPRVIKETIGKDLPEGFQTSEFLMDHGFIDIISYRTELKKNIYNLVSMMI, encoded by the coding sequence ATGGCTTGGTTTTTAAGAAAAAAAAAGAATATAGTAACTTCTATTGAAGATAGAAAAGATTTACCAAAAGGTCTGTGGTATAGAACTCCTAGTGGAAAAATAATAGATACAGAGGAATTAAAAAAAAATGCTTATGTAAGCCCAGAAGATGGATATCACGTAAGAATTAATAGTAAAGAATATTTTGAAATTCTTTTTGATCATGGAAATTTTTTAGAAATAAATGTTAAAATAATGAGCAAAGATCCTATAAAATGGAAAGATTATAAAAAATATACAGATAGAATAAATGAGGCTAGAAAAAAAACTAATTTATATGATGCTATTAGAACAGGAGTAGGAAAAATAAAAGGATTAAATGTAGTGATATCTTGTATGGATTTTTTATTTATAGGAGGATCTATGGGTTCTGTCGTAGGAGAAAAAATATCTAGAGCAATAAAATATTGTATTGAAAAAAAATATCCTTATATATTAATTTCTAAATCTGGAGGAGCAAGAATAATGGAATCTTCTTTTTCATTAATGCAAATGGCTAAAACAATCGCTAGATTAACTCAATTACGTGATGCTGGAATTCCTTATATATCTGTTCTTACAGATCCAACTACAGGAGGAGTAATTGCATCTTATGCTTTACTTGGAGACATTAATATAGCAGAACCAGGAGCTCTTATTGGATTTGCTGGGCCTAGAGTTATTAAAGAAACGATAGGAAAAGATCTTCCAGAAGGATTTCAAACTTCTGAATTTCTTATGGATCATGGTTTTATAGATATTATTTCTTACAGAACTGAATTGAAAAAAAATATATATAATTTGGTTTCTATGATGATATAA
- the fbaA gene encoding class II fructose-bisphosphate aldolase yields MSKKFPFGVITGDLVKEIFEYAKKNSFAIPAVNVVGSNTINAVMETAAEINSPVIIQLSNGGAIFNAGKKLNNYKQKAAIKGSIACAMHIHELASFYKATVILHTDHCSKALLPWIDGLIKANEEYYKIFGKTLFSSHMLDLSQETLQENISICEKYFNRMNKNKISIEIELGVTGGEEDGIDNSNIENNKLYTQPEEVCYAYEKLMKISNNFIIAASFGNVHGVYRPGNVTLRPEILKKTQIYVQKKFNSKKKPISLVFHGGSGSSKKEIQEAINYGVVKINVDTDLQYAFTCGVRNYIIKNKEYIKKQIGNPEGEHIPNKKYYDPRVWLREGEKSFKIILKKYFELMNNINTL; encoded by the coding sequence ATGTCTAAAAAATTTCCTTTTGGGGTAATCACTGGTGATCTTGTTAAAGAAATATTTGAATATGCTAAAAAAAATTCTTTTGCTATACCTGCAGTGAATGTTGTTGGATCTAATACTATAAATGCAGTAATGGAAACAGCTGCAGAAATAAATTCTCCTGTAATAATTCAATTATCTAATGGAGGAGCTATTTTTAATGCTGGAAAAAAACTTAATAATTATAAACAAAAAGCAGCTATAAAAGGATCTATAGCATGTGCTATGCATATTCATGAATTAGCATCATTTTATAAAGCTACAGTTATTCTTCATACAGATCATTGTTCTAAAGCTCTTCTTCCATGGATAGATGGACTAATAAAAGCTAATGAAGAATATTATAAAATTTTTGGAAAAACATTATTTAGTTCACATATGTTAGATCTTTCTCAAGAAACTTTACAAGAAAATATTAGTATTTGTGAAAAATATTTTAATAGGATGAATAAAAATAAAATATCTATTGAAATAGAACTTGGTGTAACTGGAGGAGAAGAAGATGGAATAGATAATTCTAATATAGAAAATAATAAACTTTATACTCAACCTGAAGAAGTTTGTTATGCTTATGAAAAATTAATGAAAATAAGTAATAATTTTATTATTGCTGCTTCTTTTGGAAATGTACATGGAGTTTATAGACCTGGAAACGTAACTCTTCGTCCTGAAATATTAAAAAAAACACAAATTTATGTACAAAAAAAATTTAATTCCAAAAAAAAACCAATTTCTTTAGTTTTTCATGGTGGTTCTGGATCTTCTAAAAAGGAAATACAAGAAGCTATTAATTATGGAGTTGTTAAAATAAATGTAGATACTGATTTACAATATGCTTTTACATGTGGAGTAAGAAATTATATAATAAAAAATAAAGAATATATAAAAAAACAAATAGGTAATCCAGAAGGAGAACATATACCTAATAAAAAATATTATGATCCAAGAGTATGGTTAAGGGAAGGAGAAAAATCATTTAAAATTATTTTAAAAAAATATTTTGAATTAATGAATAATATTAATACTTTATAA
- a CDS encoding Nif3-like dinuclear metal center hexameric protein, protein MLVRDIANKLENLAPIEYAESYDNVGLIIGYLHQKVKKILITLDITEEVIDESINKKCNLIISFHPIIFKPIKNITGKTFSERIIIYALKNDISIYVIHTNLDFVWEGNISYVSKLLQITRNKVLFPKKGTIKKLNTYVPNNYVEKVRNSLFEAGAGNISNYSHCSYNFDGFGTYMGNKKTKPFFGQKEVFHIEKEACISVIFPSFKLNKIKEALFKSHPYEEIAYEIYNIENINPYIGIGTVGYLKEKMNEHEFLFFIKKKMNFPCIRHSHFTGKKIYKIAMITGSGSFGIEASIKEKADAFISSDLKYHDFFKYEKKMLIVDVDHYESEKFTKKLLKYFLDKNFPSISVYESEVNTNPIKYFF, encoded by the coding sequence ATGTTAGTAAGAGATATAGCTAATAAATTAGAAAATTTAGCACCTATAGAATATGCTGAATCTTATGATAATGTTGGATTGATAATAGGTTATCTACATCAAAAAGTAAAAAAAATATTAATAACTTTAGATATAACTGAAGAAGTTATTGATGAATCAATCAATAAAAAATGTAATCTTATAATATCTTTTCATCCTATTATTTTTAAACCAATAAAAAATATAACTGGAAAAACGTTTTCAGAAAGAATAATAATATATGCATTAAAAAATGACATATCTATTTATGTAATACATACAAATTTAGATTTCGTATGGGAAGGAAATATATCTTATGTATCTAAGTTATTACAAATAACTAGAAATAAAGTACTTTTTCCAAAAAAAGGAACTATAAAAAAATTAAATACTTATGTTCCTAACAATTATGTAGAAAAAGTACGTAATTCTTTATTTGAAGCAGGAGCTGGTAATATATCTAATTATAGTCATTGTAGCTATAATTTTGATGGATTCGGTACTTATATGGGTAATAAAAAAACTAAACCTTTTTTTGGTCAAAAAGAAGTTTTTCATATAGAAAAAGAGGCTTGTATTAGTGTAATTTTTCCTTCTTTTAAATTAAATAAAATAAAAGAAGCTCTTTTTAAGAGTCATCCTTATGAAGAAATAGCTTACGAAATTTATAATATAGAAAATATAAATCCTTATATAGGAATAGGAACAGTAGGTTATTTAAAAGAAAAAATGAATGAACATGAATTTCTTTTTTTTATAAAAAAAAAAATGAATTTTCCTTGTATTAGACATTCTCATTTTACTGGTAAAAAAATTTATAAAATAGCGATGATTACAGGTTCTGGAAGTTTTGGTATTGAAGCGTCTATAAAAGAAAAAGCGGATGCATTTATTTCCTCTGATTTAAAATATCATGATTTTTTTAAATATGAAAAAAAAATGTTGATAGTAGATGTAGATCATTATGAATCTGAAAAATTTACTAAAAAATTACTAAAATATTTTTTAGATAAGAATTTTCCTTCTATTTCTGTTTATGAGTCAGAAGTAAATACTAATCCAATTAAATACTTTTTTTAA
- a CDS encoding UvrD-helicase domain-containing protein, with amino-acid sequence MLFPSTLKICNASAGSGKTFLLVENYLYVILKSSNPEEFKKILVLTFTKKASEEMKKRIIQCIKSFSSKKIRKEDYLLFNRLSEDCKLTKEQLYERSIKILFSILHDFSCFSRNISTIDKFNYHIIRSFSSYKELTLEMNIERLLSNIVKSILHKLCNSEKWSNVLVEFSLEKFNNGKNWDISKELFKIARIMIEENHFFPINKIKGYSLEDFIQLKNILIKRTNKFEKECKKQGKKFSKILEKNFIYNNSFIYSDLPKFFQKLQKGNIIFNLFNERLEKNIQKGILFSKNSIEKNQKILIEKNKYKILSLYKETKHIYKKNISYYILDHFFLKNINILSIINEIEKEFNIFKNEEKIFLNIELNKIIYEKIIKDTFPKIYEKIGIRYKYYFIDEFQDISYLQWNNIKILIENAISENGSAIIVGDPKQSIYRWRGGDAKQFINLIYSYTNVYYKKLENLKTNFRSYEEIVKFNNLLYQSLSKIFNITVHKNIYKNSKQKIFKKYGGYVELNFVKYLDKVKDYKEYIYLKIKNRIEKLLKQKYALSDIAILVRNNKESYFLSEKLVKDGFNVNTSVSLLIKNHLEIQIIINVFYIISNPNCYQKRVVLIFLLLKNKFIHIKKIKKKITNFIIDILFLPLDLFLKKILLNNSLTLKKLYNKSIYHISEEIIKSFHLLNKHNSASIYSFLDFVYRFTEYSIIDFIYYWEHKKEKESIVISDNINSIRVMTIHKSKGLQFPVVIIPFTDWNIFSKKKEVTWINVNPNLYHGLDTIYLEIGPYLKHINDNKIRNLYEDYLSNIKFDNINLLYVATTRSIEQLILFSKLVNNKSSISFYIKKFLHENKIWNEKKNIYSFGKDN; translated from the coding sequence ATGTTATTTCCATCTACACTAAAAATATGTAATGCTTCAGCTGGTTCAGGTAAAACATTTTTGTTAGTAGAAAACTATCTTTATGTTATATTAAAAAGTTCAAATCCTGAAGAATTTAAAAAAATTTTGGTTTTAACTTTTACAAAAAAAGCTTCTGAAGAAATGAAAAAAAGAATTATACAATGTATAAAATCTTTTTCTAGTAAAAAAATTAGAAAAGAAGATTATTTATTGTTTAATAGGCTTTCAGAAGATTGTAAATTAACAAAAGAACAGTTATATGAACGTTCTATAAAAATATTATTTTCAATTTTACATGATTTTTCTTGTTTTTCTAGAAATATTAGTACTATAGATAAATTTAATTATCATATTATTCGATCTTTTTCTTCTTATAAAGAACTTACTTTAGAAATGAATATAGAAAGATTATTATCGAATATAGTAAAAAGTATTTTACATAAATTATGCAACTCAGAAAAATGGTCAAATGTATTAGTGGAATTTTCTTTAGAAAAATTTAATAATGGTAAAAATTGGGATATAAGTAAAGAACTATTTAAAATAGCTCGTATAATGATAGAGGAAAATCATTTTTTTCCTATAAATAAAATTAAAGGATATTCTTTAGAAGATTTTATTCAGTTAAAAAATATTTTAATAAAAAGAACTAATAAATTTGAAAAAGAATGTAAAAAACAAGGAAAAAAATTTTCTAAAATTTTAGAAAAAAATTTTATTTATAATAATTCATTCATTTATTCAGATTTACCAAAATTTTTTCAAAAACTACAAAAGGGAAATATTATTTTTAATCTTTTCAACGAAAGACTTGAAAAAAATATACAAAAAGGAATACTTTTTTCTAAAAATTCTATAGAAAAAAATCAAAAAATTTTAATTGAAAAAAATAAGTATAAAATACTTTCTTTATATAAAGAAACAAAACATATATATAAAAAAAATATATCATATTATATTTTAGATCATTTTTTTTTAAAAAATATTAATATACTATCAATAATAAATGAAATAGAAAAAGAATTTAATATATTTAAAAATGAAGAAAAAATTTTTTTAAATATAGAATTAAATAAAATTATTTATGAAAAGATTATTAAGGATACATTTCCAAAAATTTATGAAAAAATAGGAATACGGTATAAATATTATTTTATAGATGAATTTCAAGATATTTCATATTTACAATGGAATAATATTAAAATTTTAATTGAAAATGCCATATCAGAAAATGGATCAGCTATTATAGTAGGAGATCCCAAGCAATCTATATACCGATGGAGAGGTGGAGATGCTAAACAATTTATTAATTTAATATATTCTTATACAAATGTTTATTATAAAAAATTAGAAAATTTAAAAACTAATTTTAGAAGTTATGAAGAAATAGTAAAATTTAATAATTTGCTTTATCAATCTTTATCTAAAATTTTTAATATTACTGTTCATAAAAACATATATAAAAATTCAAAACAAAAAATATTTAAAAAATATGGAGGATATGTGGAATTAAATTTTGTTAAATATTTAGATAAAGTTAAGGATTACAAAGAGTATATTTATTTAAAAATAAAAAATAGAATAGAAAAATTACTAAAACAAAAATATGCATTATCTGATATTGCTATTTTAGTTAGAAATAATAAAGAAAGTTATTTTTTATCTGAAAAACTTGTTAAAGATGGATTTAATGTAAATACTTCCGTTTCTTTATTAATAAAAAATCATTTAGAAATACAAATAATTATAAATGTTTTTTATATTATTTCTAATCCAAACTGTTATCAAAAAAGAGTTGTTTTAATTTTTTTATTGTTAAAAAATAAATTTATTCATATAAAAAAAATAAAAAAAAAAATTACTAATTTTATTATAGATATTCTTTTTTTACCATTAGATTTATTTTTAAAAAAAATATTATTAAATAATTCATTAACGTTAAAAAAATTATATAATAAATCTATATATCATATTTCAGAGGAAATAATTAAATCTTTTCATTTATTAAATAAACATAATTCTGCATCTATTTATTCTTTTTTAGATTTTGTTTATAGATTTACAGAATATTCTATTATAGATTTTATATATTATTGGGAACATAAAAAAGAAAAAGAAAGTATTGTTATTTCTGATAATATAAATTCTATTCGTGTTATGACTATTCACAAATCTAAAGGATTACAATTTCCTGTAGTAATTATTCCTTTTACAGATTGGAATATATTTTCTAAAAAAAAAGAAGTTACATGGATCAATGTAAATCCTAATTTATATCATGGATTAGATACTATTTATTTAGAAATAGGACCATATTTAAAACATATAAATGATAATAAAATACGTAATCTTTATGAGGATTATTTATCTAATATTAAATTTGATAATATCAATTTATTATATGTAGCTACTACTCGTTCAATTGAACAACTTATTTTATTTTCCAAACTAGTAAATAATAAATCATCTATATCCTTTTATATTAAAAAATTTCTTCATGAAAATAAAATTTGGAATGAAAAAAAAAATATTTATTCTTTTGGAAAAGATAACTAA
- a CDS encoding thioredoxin family protein codes for MVLTYSSKEIKIKIKNFELLEVFSEKKRSLKDFFSEKATVIMFICNHCPYVKHINVELIRLANDFIPKKISFLAINSNDFNNYQEDSPENMRKLDYPFPYFFDETQEVAKYYGAKCTPEFFIFSGSGKLCYHGQLDDSRPENKIPVTGYDVRKVLNNILKGIDIVQTTKVSYGCNIKWKI; via the coding sequence ATGGTATTAACTTATTCTTCTAAAGAAATTAAAATAAAAATAAAAAATTTTGAATTATTAGAAGTTTTTTCTGAAAAAAAAAGATCTTTAAAAGATTTTTTTTCAGAAAAAGCTACTGTAATTATGTTTATTTGTAATCATTGTCCATATGTTAAACATATTAATGTAGAATTAATTCGTTTGGCTAATGATTTTATTCCAAAAAAAATATCATTTTTAGCTATCAATTCTAATGATTTTAATAATTATCAAGAAGATTCTCCTGAGAATATGAGAAAATTAGATTATCCATTTCCTTATTTTTTTGATGAAACACAAGAAGTAGCTAAATATTATGGAGCTAAATGTACTCCTGAATTTTTTATATTTTCAGGATCTGGAAAATTATGTTATCATGGTCAATTAGATGATTCTAGACCTGAAAATAAAATACCCGTTACAGGATATGATGTAAGAAAAGTATTAAACAATATTTTAAAAGGAATAGATATTGTACAAACAACCAAAGTTAGTTATGGATGTAATATTAAATGGAAAATATAA
- a CDS encoding DHH family phosphoesterase — translation MLFSIINGKIKKKIILLPHNNPDGDALGSSLALLFYLRKLKHDVDLISPTEYPEYFKWLPGIKDIIIFSEKNQSIIKKKFLNSDFIFIIDFNNLLRIKKFKNFFLYSKAKKILIDHHPFPFHFDFMFSDPKVSATSILVFRFISDMNHLDKIDKKIATCLYVGLMTDTGYFRFPSVTSETHFVAGKLIEKGINIDEIYGHLQEKYNENKLKLLSKALKKLKIIKKYRTAYTSISYSDSNFYSYKQGDSEGIITYGLGIKNIVFSVFFFEETKKSPIKISFRSKGNFDVNIFARKHFGGGGHKNAAGGILEKSLSETIKYFLSIIPSYKKDIIFSI, via the coding sequence ATGTTATTTTCTATTATTAATGGAAAAATTAAAAAAAAAATTATATTATTACCACATAATAATCCAGATGGAGATGCTTTAGGTTCTTCTTTAGCGCTTTTATTTTATTTAAGAAAACTTAAACATGATGTAGATTTAATATCACCTACAGAATATCCTGAATATTTTAAATGGCTTCCAGGAATTAAAGATATTATTATTTTTTCAGAAAAAAATCAATCTATAATAAAAAAAAAATTTTTAAATTCTGATTTTATTTTTATTATAGATTTTAATAATTTATTAAGAATAAAAAAATTTAAAAATTTTTTTTTATATTCAAAAGCAAAAAAAATACTTATAGATCATCATCCTTTTCCATTTCATTTTGATTTTATGTTTTCAGATCCAAAAGTATCAGCTACCAGTATTTTAGTATTTAGATTTATATCTGATATGAATCATTTAGATAAAATAGATAAAAAAATAGCTACATGTTTATATGTTGGTTTAATGACCGATACAGGATATTTTCGTTTTCCATCTGTTACTTCAGAAACTCATTTTGTTGCCGGTAAATTAATAGAAAAAGGAATTAATATAGATGAAATCTATGGACATTTACAAGAAAAATATAATGAAAATAAATTAAAACTTTTATCTAAAGCTTTGAAAAAATTAAAAATTATAAAAAAATATCGTACAGCTTATACAAGTATAAGTTATTCGGATAGTAATTTTTATTCATATAAACAAGGAGATTCTGAAGGTATTATAACCTATGGATTAGGTATTAAGAATATTGTATTTTCTGTTTTCTTTTTTGAAGAAACAAAAAAATCTCCCATAAAAATTTCTTTTCGTTCAAAAGGTAACTTTGATGTAAATATATTTGCTAGAAAACATTTTGGAGGAGGAGGACATAAAAATGCAGCAGGAGGAATATTAGAAAAAAGTTTATCTGAAACTATTAAATACTTTTTAAGTATTATTCCTTCTTATAAAAAAGATATTATATTTTCCATTTAA
- the lipA gene encoding lipoyl synthase: MNFLKKKPKWIKVKLPMGKNYNELQKLVSIHKLNTICQSASCPNIGECWGKGVATFMILGNICTRSCKFCGVKTGHPEKVDWNEPEKVAKSIKILKIKHAVLTSVNRDDLKDMGSSLWVKTIQKIRFLNPKITIEALIPDFKGEKKIIDKIIEIKPEVISHNVETISRLTKKIRIQAKYDRSLKVLQYIKEENKNIRTKTGIMLGLGEKKEEILKTMEDIKKSKVDILTIGQYLQPSLKHYPVSFFVVPEQFKKLKEIGLKMGFKYVESGPFVRSSYHAEKHVK; this comes from the coding sequence ATGAATTTTTTAAAAAAAAAACCTAAGTGGATAAAAGTAAAATTACCAATGGGAAAAAATTATAATGAATTACAAAAACTAGTTTCTATACATAAATTAAATACTATTTGTCAAAGTGCTAGTTGTCCTAATATAGGAGAATGTTGGGGAAAAGGAGTAGCTACTTTTATGATATTGGGTAATATTTGTACAAGATCTTGTAAATTTTGTGGAGTAAAAACTGGACATCCTGAAAAAGTAGATTGGAATGAACCAGAAAAGGTTGCTAAATCCATAAAAATATTAAAAATAAAACATGCAGTATTAACTTCTGTTAATAGAGATGATTTAAAAGATATGGGAAGTTCTTTATGGGTTAAAACTATACAAAAAATACGATTTTTAAATCCAAAAATAACAATAGAAGCTTTAATTCCTGATTTTAAAGGAGAAAAAAAAATAATAGATAAAATAATTGAAATTAAACCTGAAGTTATTTCTCATAATGTGGAAACAATTTCAAGATTAACAAAAAAAATACGTATACAAGCTAAATATGATCGTAGTCTTAAAGTATTACAATATATAAAAGAAGAAAATAAAAATATTCGTACAAAAACAGGAATTATGTTAGGTTTAGGAGAAAAAAAAGAAGAAATATTAAAAACAATGGAAGACATAAAAAAATCTAAAGTAGATATATTAACAATAGGTCAATATTTACAACCTTCCTTAAAACATTATCCAGTTAGTTTTTTTGTTGTACCAGAACAATTTAAAAAATTAAAAGAAATAGGATTAAAAATGGGTTTTAAATATGTAGAAAGTGGACCATTTGTACGTTCTTCTTATCATGCAGAAAAACATGTAAAATAA